Proteins from a genomic interval of Acomys russatus chromosome 19, mAcoRus1.1, whole genome shotgun sequence:
- the LOC127203862 gene encoding cytochrome c oxidase subunit 7A1, mitochondrial: MRALRVSQALVRSFSSSTRSHLENRVAEKQKLFQADNDLPVHLKGGGMDRVLYRLTMALTLGGTVYSLYCLGWASFPHKK; this comes from the exons ATGAGGGCCTTGCGG GTCTCCCAGGCTCTGGTTCGTTCTTTTAGCTCATCTACCAGGAGCCACTTAGAAAATCGTGTGGCCGAGAAGCAGAAACTCTTCCAG GCGGACAACGACCTCCCAGTACACCTGAAGGGCGGAGGAATGGACAGAGTCCTGTACAGACTGACCATGGCACTGACCCTGGGGG GCACCGTCTACTCCTTATACTGCCTGGGATGGGCCTCCTTCCCCCACAAGAAGTGA